In Levilactobacillus brevis, a single genomic region encodes these proteins:
- a CDS encoding ATP-binding cassette domain-containing protein: MTKVNAIEVRHLTKRFGNNTAVDDVSFDVKRGEVFGLLGPNGAGKTTTLRMITTLLKPDAGQVKIFSHDTAKEGRLARSMFGLTGQYASVDEDISARENLMIFSRLNGLSRAAAKTRTAELLKEFSLEHSADKALKNFSGGMRRRLDLAVSLITRPALIFLDEPTTGLDPRTRTQMWETIRRLVKQGSTIVLTTQYLDEADELADRLAVIDHGKLVRIGTPNELKDQVGGTILNFTVSQAAQVNRAIQLIASQVTSAVQQTGQRLSIKLKQVAQLTPILSQLAQAKITISHLTIQEPSLDDVFMNLTVGQN, from the coding sequence ATGACAAAAGTAAATGCAATTGAAGTACGGCATTTAACCAAAAGATTCGGCAATAATACGGCCGTAGACGATGTGTCGTTTGACGTTAAGCGAGGTGAAGTGTTCGGCCTGTTAGGGCCTAACGGTGCTGGTAAGACCACTACGCTTCGGATGATCACGACGCTACTCAAACCAGACGCCGGTCAGGTCAAAATTTTCAGCCACGACACGGCGAAAGAGGGGCGGTTGGCACGGTCGATGTTTGGGTTGACCGGCCAATACGCCTCGGTCGATGAAGATATTTCGGCGCGCGAGAACCTGATGATCTTCTCTCGACTGAATGGGTTATCCCGGGCGGCCGCCAAGACTCGGACGGCTGAATTGCTTAAGGAGTTTTCGCTGGAACATTCGGCGGATAAGGCCTTGAAGAACTTTTCTGGGGGGATGCGCCGGCGGCTGGATTTGGCCGTCAGCCTGATCACACGGCCAGCATTGATCTTTCTGGATGAACCGACGACGGGGCTGGACCCACGGACGCGAACCCAGATGTGGGAGACGATTCGGCGGTTGGTCAAGCAGGGGTCGACGATTGTATTGACCACGCAATATTTGGACGAAGCCGATGAATTGGCCGATCGGTTGGCGGTCATCGACCATGGCAAACTAGTCAGGATCGGGACGCCGAACGAACTCAAGGATCAAGTTGGCGGAACCATCTTGAACTTTACGGTCAGCCAAGCTGCACAGGTTAATCGAGCGATTCAACTGATAGCGTCGCAGGTGACGAGCGCCGTTCAACAGACCGGACAACGGCTCAGCATCAAGTTAAAGCAGGTCGCACAGTTAACGCCGATCCTCTCGCAGCTGGCGCAAGCTAAGATTACCATTAGCCACCTAACCATTCAAGAACCGTCGTTGGACGATGTCTTTATGAATTTGACAGTTGGTCAGAATTAA
- a CDS encoding MarR family transcriptional regulator, which translates to MPNLSKKRNAAGKLIEYGMVQHMADDLAHRRHANKGDQQSPFQGQGKILLALSQTDGLSQKELANRLDMTAQSTAEFVNKLVKKNLVSKEKSTVDRRKTIIRLTDHGRQTASKESAKIPAYLDDLTDTELDQLIVILTKINNSLYDEIHTENPNWFENFQRSVSDHLRDWFL; encoded by the coding sequence ATGCCTAATTTATCAAAAAAAAGAAACGCGGCCGGCAAGCTCATCGAGTACGGCATGGTTCAACACATGGCTGATGACCTCGCGCACCGTCGCCACGCCAATAAAGGCGACCAACAGTCCCCCTTTCAGGGGCAAGGGAAGATTCTACTGGCACTGTCCCAAACGGATGGTCTTTCACAAAAAGAACTGGCCAATCGATTGGATATGACGGCCCAGTCCACGGCGGAGTTCGTGAATAAACTGGTCAAGAAAAACCTAGTCTCTAAGGAAAAATCTACGGTCGACCGACGTAAGACCATCATTCGCCTGACCGATCACGGTCGCCAGACGGCCAGCAAGGAATCCGCCAAAATCCCCGCCTATCTGGACGACTTGACGGATACTGAATTGGACCAGTTGATTGTAATTTTAACCAAGATCAACAACAGCCTGTACGATGAGATCCACACGGAGAATCCGAACTGGTTTGAGAATTTCCAGCGGTCGGTGTCGGACCATTTGCGAGACTGGTTCCTGTAA
- a CDS encoding helix-turn-helix domain-containing protein, which translates to MFSAKIKQQVLTKYLQGKSPQKLMQEYGIKGSATIYQWLANFKLFGIPGLENHSEKTFYDYSFKIKVIKWRQTHHASYPATASHFRLKNPVTIWDWERKLIEGRLKPFKGRSLKVTGKSKDSKTLKQLQEENEILRIRVAYLEKLEALAQKKSQTKKKPS; encoded by the coding sequence ATGTTTTCAGCTAAAATAAAACAACAAGTCTTAACTAAATATCTTCAAGGAAAATCGCCACAAAAATTAATGCAAGAGTATGGGATCAAAGGCTCCGCGACCATTTATCAATGGTTAGCCAATTTTAAATTGTTTGGTATTCCGGGCTTGGAGAACCATTCAGAGAAGACTTTTTACGACTATTCCTTTAAAATTAAAGTCATCAAATGGCGACAGACTCATCATGCCTCATATCCAGCTACAGCAAGCCACTTCCGCCTAAAGAACCCAGTTACAATATGGGATTGGGAGCGAAAGCTGATTGAGGGACGTTTGAAGCCATTCAAAGGACGGTCTTTAAAAGTGACAGGCAAATCAAAGGATTCTAAAACACTCAAACAACTTCAAGAAGAGAATGAAATTTTACGCATTCGGGTAGCCTACTTGGAAAAACTCGAAGCCTTAGCACAGAAAAAATCTCAAACCAAGAAAAAGCCCAGCTAA
- a CDS encoding IS3 family transposase has product MSNQEKAQLITELRCKFNVKLVVVLKAAKMSSSSYHDACHRKYQNTSSTLVEEVKKIRQNNPDYGYRTVTLALRNKGILVNHKAVLRIMRENNLLCTAFKRQTKKYNSYKGTVGKIARNRLNRNFKTNRPFQKIVTDVTEVRWGHQTVNERAYFTAYIDLYNGEILEWAISQHPTVKFVTDPLERLTVRRPKVPYRMTIHSDQGFQYQNCRYINILKEARVFQSMSRKATCLDNAVAESIFHILKVETVHNHSYSSYQELAAAITEYVDYYNYHRIKTKLAGMSPVKYREHASQLVA; this is encoded by the coding sequence ATCTCAAACCAAGAAAAAGCCCAGCTAATCACTGAGCTAAGGTGTAAATTCAACGTCAAATTAGTTGTGGTATTGAAAGCGGCCAAGATGTCGAGCAGTAGCTATCATGATGCTTGTCATCGTAAGTATCAAAACACCTCTTCAACGTTAGTTGAAGAGGTCAAAAAGATTCGACAAAACAATCCAGACTATGGTTATCGCACTGTAACCTTAGCACTTAGGAATAAAGGCATACTGGTCAATCATAAGGCGGTTTTGAGAATCATGCGCGAAAATAATTTATTGTGCACTGCCTTTAAACGGCAAACAAAGAAGTACAACTCGTATAAAGGTACTGTCGGTAAAATCGCTAGAAACCGTCTAAATCGCAACTTTAAGACCAATCGCCCTTTTCAAAAAATCGTGACTGATGTCACCGAAGTGCGTTGGGGTCATCAGACCGTCAATGAACGTGCATACTTCACTGCCTACATTGATCTTTATAACGGAGAAATTCTTGAGTGGGCAATTAGTCAGCATCCAACAGTTAAATTCGTCACTGATCCCTTAGAACGCCTTACAGTAAGAAGACCCAAAGTGCCTTATCGAATGACTATTCACTCGGATCAAGGATTCCAGTACCAGAACTGTCGATATATCAATATTCTCAAAGAAGCTCGAGTCTTTCAAAGCATGAGCCGCAAGGCCACATGCCTTGATAACGCCGTAGCAGAGAGTATTTTCCACATTCTTAAGGTAGAGACTGTTCATAATCACAGTTATAGCAGTTATCAAGAGCTTGCGGCAGCAATAACCGAATACGTAGATTATTACAATTACCACCGGATAAAAACAAAATTGGCCGGCATGTCCCCGGTAAAATACCGGGAACATGCCAGCCAATTAGTAGCTTAG
- a CDS encoding DUF916 and DUF3324 domain-containing protein, translating into MKLQKNWFSSLALALLTLLVGIGWESPATVRAAGSQATASFTVAPELPADNAKQADYFQFKVKPAQKRTLILKVTNNSSKTNTFDITPRIASTNANGILDYGINNTNAKLPAQISQLIAPARTRSVKVLGKHTVKVPYKFTAPAKPFKGLMLGGFTIAEHNAGKRTGSKKATGVVAKVQYVIGLEFYNALEANQSAPQVKIYRAGYQLAQARPTVTLGMANQTPGLVAKGKLQLNLYDAQQKKIMHFTKDQMTFAPQSRFKLNLDLKNKQLAAGHYTLAGTLTAKGGYSWNIHRSFTVTNAQANNVKKHAANFGPRKTWKDYLMYIITGLAVLVLLYELVKWLRKHLGNK; encoded by the coding sequence ATGAAACTGCAGAAGAATTGGTTTAGCTCCCTAGCGTTGGCCCTGCTGACTTTGTTAGTCGGTATTGGCTGGGAAAGCCCCGCAACGGTACGGGCTGCTGGTAGTCAGGCAACCGCTAGCTTTACAGTCGCACCAGAATTGCCGGCGGACAACGCGAAGCAAGCCGACTACTTTCAATTTAAGGTGAAGCCGGCTCAAAAACGGACGCTCATTTTAAAAGTCACCAACAATTCCAGTAAAACCAACACCTTTGACATTACGCCACGGATCGCGTCGACGAATGCCAATGGTATCTTGGATTACGGCATCAATAACACCAACGCTAAGTTACCTGCTCAGATTAGTCAGTTAATTGCGCCAGCGCGGACGCGTTCGGTCAAGGTACTGGGGAAGCATACGGTTAAGGTGCCATATAAATTTACTGCACCGGCTAAGCCGTTCAAGGGCCTGATGTTGGGGGGCTTTACGATTGCCGAGCATAATGCGGGTAAACGCACCGGCTCGAAGAAGGCCACTGGGGTTGTGGCCAAGGTACAATACGTCATTGGCTTGGAATTCTACAACGCCCTGGAAGCTAATCAGTCGGCGCCACAAGTGAAGATTTATCGGGCGGGCTACCAACTTGCCCAAGCGCGGCCCACGGTGACCTTGGGGATGGCCAATCAGACGCCTGGTCTGGTGGCCAAGGGAAAGCTACAGCTGAACCTGTACGATGCCCAGCAAAAGAAGATCATGCACTTTACCAAAGACCAGATGACCTTTGCACCGCAGAGTCGATTTAAGCTCAATCTGGATTTGAAAAATAAGCAGCTAGCAGCGGGTCATTACACGTTAGCTGGGACTTTGACGGCTAAGGGTGGTTACTCTTGGAATATTCACCGGTCGTTCACCGTCACGAATGCTCAGGCGAATAACGTTAAGAAGCATGCGGCCAACTTTGGCCCACGGAAGACTTGGAAAGATTACTTAATGTACATCATCACCGGGTTAGCCGTGTTGGTTTTGCTCTACGAACTGGTCAAGTGGCTCAGAAAACATCTGGGTAATAAGTAG